The Malus domestica chromosome 10, GDT2T_hap1 nucleotide sequence GCCGTGGTGGTGGAGAGGTTAATTGGGATGGCTATGGTAGTGATGGAGGAGATGACAACCGTGGGGCAGAGGAGTATCACAAGAAGCTGGTTGAGGAAAATCCAggaagccctttgttccttggaAATTATGCTCAATATTTGTATCAGGTGAACTTTCTCCGCTTCTATAACTTAGTGTTTTCGACTTTCTAATATACGGGATGACAATTTGACCTCGGGTTAAGAGGATGGACACACTGTTCCGGCCAACCAACCTAACTCACGTCTAATGtgtttttgactttttttataCTGACATCAAATGTTTGTTTTCAGACCAAGAGAGATCTTCGTGGTGCAGAGGAGTACTACTCTAGAGCCATCCTAGCAGATCCTAATGATGGTGAAGTTATGGCTCAATATGCTAAGTTGATATGGGAGTTCCACCATGACCAAGATAGAGCCTTGAGCTACTATGAACGAGCAGTCCAAGCTGCACCTCAAGACAGGTACTTTGAATTTTAGCTCAAAAAATTAACGGAAATTATTTATGTACGCCATTTTTCTCGTGCACGCCTTCCTCTTGTCTTTGTATTgaataaacaaaagaagaatCGTGGGACGAAAATAAAGAGAGGTGTGCAGGAGGAGAAAGCTTGTGTGCGGTCTTCAGATGAAGAGTTTAATCTGGAATGAATTTTAAGGCACCAATTTTGACATGACTTGCCATTTTCCAATTTCAGCCATGTCCACGCAGCATATGCCAGTTTTCTCTGGGAAGTAGAGGAAGACGAGGACGAAGCCGATGCAGAGCACAATCATTGCGTGCCATCGTATCTTCACGAAGGAATCATGACATCTGCAAGTGCCTAAAATTGTTTGCTAGCTTTGTAATGGTGACTAGGTTGCCAACATGAAAGCTCATGACCTATGTATAAACATTTTTCTGAGATGAATGGTTGTCCTCTCAGTTTTTACCTCTTCCGTTGGCGACGATGGACTCGGAATGAGAACGGAAGCAAATCCGATATCCCGAAAGAACAGAATAATTGCCCTTGAAACAAAGGGACGAGAACACAGAAACACAAGAAACATATCAACGAAATCAGAAAAGCTTCATATGGGAAACTGGAAACAAATATCTTATCACATTCCCTCACAACTGGGGCTTGAAATGCCCAAAATTCCCCGCTTGAATCGCATGATAAAAACCATCCAAGGGGAACGAAAACTTGTTAACTGTAAACAGAGACGGAAGTTCAAATAAACTTTTCATGTGATACtcaaaaagtacaaatacaatTTGACGAAACTATCTAGGAATCTTCTGCATTCGAAAAGCCTTCTACCGCCCCAGGTAAATTTTGCTTCGATTTTCTGCCCGTATGGACACAGAACTAAAGTCCTTGCTGGCTTATCGTGTGCCACGCTGATGGAAACCATTGCCTCTCGGTCTGTTGTAATCTCCATCCTGGTAACTACCCCTGCCTGAACTCCGGCCACCAAAACGCCCCCTTGTGGCCTCAGTTTGGTAACCTCCTCTGCCCCTGCCCCTTCCTCCtggttgaaaaattcaaaatccacGTAAGAAGACCAAAAGTTGAGCAAATTAAATGTTCTCTCTAATGAAAACAGATGCATAGATGCTTAATAGTTTGGTAGATCACATTCTAAATGCTGGCTATGCCAATAGACTCAGTAAGCTCATGAACATAAATGATTTGGTTCCATGAAAAACCTTGACACTAGTAATGCACATCGTACTGACAGATTAGAGTAATGCACATCTAAACAACATCTTAGAAGAAGGAAGATTGCAATGCAAATTTGATTCCGAGACTGATTGGGAAAAAGCATGTTCTCTATCTCTAACACAGAAAATTTCTAAGATTTATGAAGGCAACACCACTTCCTTGCAGCAGCTACCAACATTAGGACAAACACAGCCGTAAGGGCCACTTCAGGACTCCACACAACATCCCCGATACACCCCCTTAACACTCAAGTTTTTCCAACAGATACAGTATTTAAGAATTACATCATGCAGGCCTAAGTCTGACAATTTTGCCAATCAAAGAtgttaagaaaagaaaaatgaaattaagCACATACTTCCTCGAGCTGCTGCTCCAGCGCTGTTTGGTCTCCGTTCCTCAATGTAAACTTGCCTTCCAGCTAAATGAATTGGAGATGCCTACAGGGAAAAAACACACTTTAGGCCATCCACAATATATACAGATCACTTTACAAAAATAATGCTTTTTGTAGAAGATTGATAAATTTTACTAAAATGTGCTAAACAGCAAAATACAACAAGCAATGGACCAGCAATACAAGAGATATACTCCAAAATAAAAACCCTACAATCAAAACTACATTGTAGAATGACACCAAGCCCCAAAGACATCATAACCTCCTGAAAAGGGAACTGACTGAAGATACAACAGCATATCAATCCACATTAACAGAAAAGAATGGAGTAATCTTTAATTTTAGATACCAAATTCCATAGAGATTGCCCAGTAATTGACCATATCCCACAAGAAATCCAGTTAACACTTTGCACTGAAAAATTCAACCATTCATCAGCAATTAAATGACCTTAAACATCAAAACGCCAAACCCCACACATTTAAGTATAAAGTACAAATTACAGATACAACCCAAAACATATATAACAAAGCAAATACACAGGCAGATAGATAATCAATGGTGACAAGAGTGCAAGAGTAAGGGCTGATTtgatattgctgtgctttgaaaaaaagctgcttttgctgtgctgtgaaataaagctgtagagtgtttggtaaacttttttgtaaaaatgctttcaaaaaaaaaaaacagtattatagtgtttgataaacttttatgtaaaacagatgtgaaaaaaagccggtttttcaaagcttggttttgcagcttcttgtttttggcttttttcacccaaaactgtgaaaaaaagttgaagctaaatgtttaccaaacacaaaaaaagctACCaacttttttcagaatcacctcagtaccaaaccaggcctACGGTAACTCTAAATAATTCAATGCCCAAAGACAAATGCAATATACCCTAAGAATTCGCAGTAGATGCATAACCACATACGAGAACTGTGAGGACTTAATCAAATAACAGGAAATTTTCCTTAATCCTTGAGCATTTTGAAGCAAAAGTCAAAAACTCAACAACTtaaatcacaaaaaaataaataaaataaaatcaaacctTGAGTGCATTGTGAACACTGGCAAAGTCTTCATATTCAACAAAAGCGTAGCAGACTCCAATTTCCTGCATGCACCAATTTCTACTTCAGCTCCAATCCAGTTCAAAGATACTGGcattaattgtaggagaaaaaaaaaactcaccttGCGAGCTCTAACAAAGACCCCATCAGGTTTAATTTGACCAAAGTTTTTAAACTCCTCCTCGATCTCATCTTCAGTAACCGTAGGAGGCAAATTTCTTACATAGACAGATTTCAGAAGTTCACCTGTAACAATAATTTAACATGAGGTTCAACTTACAAATgcttaaaatacaaaaaattaatagTATGGTCATTGCATCATTTTCATTCTGACAAAACAAAATAATctattaaattaataatatgGTCGAATGCAACATATTCAGGTGTCATAGAGTAAAATATGGCTCAAAAGCTACCTTCTTCCTCCACTGCATAACCTTCCTCTGTTGCTTCTGCCCCAGACTCAGGCACAAATGACTGAGCAGAGTTGGATTGTTCAACAGCGGGCTGAGGTGTGTAATTCCACTCTGACGAAGTTTGAGCACTTCTATTATAAGGTTGTGGAGCTACTGCTGGTGCAGACGGTCCTTTAGCAACCCGCAACTATTTTTTTTGGTCAtatacaacaaaaaataaaacatgtgTTACTAAAGCATATTCAACAAAATAGAGCTAACGGAATATCAGATTGTTGCGCAACTGCAGTATAGTCGAAGCAGTTTCCAGCTgatgcaaaaaagaaaaattcacatGCACAAAGACGCAGACAAGGACATAAAGACAAGCTCACACAACAGTAGTAGGAATCGGTTTAGGCACATACTATAGAAGCATAAGTTTTCTTTTGAGGCTCTCCCACTGGTTCCTCGACAGCAGCAGCAGGTGCGTCTTGCACATTGTTTACCACACTTTGAAACGACGAATATGTCTCCTCCACAGGAGTTTCTTCCACCACCACTTCAGTCTCAAAATCAAGCTGCACCTGTTGCTCTGGGAGACTATACTTATCAACTGGATCATCTTCTACATCAACGGAGTTCACGTACTCCCTGGATTCTTCCTCATAGACATAGTCAGAAACTGCAGGGAAAAAAATCTGAGTTATAGCCAATACATACAGACCAACTTTCTCCAGCAAAGTAATCCTTAACATCTTTCCAATGATGCATATGGAGAACGCTATAACAATACATGCATGGATACCTCCCAAAATTAACAGctagaaaaaaagaaagcaacCAAAAAAGCACAGTAATGTACACGAGCTTTTCCCACCTCTGAtagtaatataataatattaccCTCGACCTGGATTCACCAAACATTTCTGCCAAACGCTAATTAAGGAAAGcagaaacataatgaaaatcCTAACATGCACAAAGGCATAGTACTCTGAAATTTATAATGACAATGTCTACAAATAAGAACCCCATTCCGAGAATAACTCAATAAATTAAATCcaaaataacaattaaaagaTGTTAGCACCTGGTGGTTCTGGAAGGGGGCTAGAAGAATTTAGTTGCATATCAAATCTGCCTTCTGACTGTATGGGTTCAGGATGTTGGAATACAACTTCATCCTCAATGAACTGAAGCATATCATTGAGAACAAAGTAACCTTTGTCCTGGGGAGCCAGAAAGAAAGTCTGGACAAATTTCCTCCTTCCACTTGATTCCCTTGTTTTAACAAACCCTTTAACCATCACAAGAATACCTCCATCCCAAGAATCGCTGGAATTGATTGTCTGGATCTCAATTGAGGTAACACCTAGTGACACTACGAGTGAATGAATTTGCTGCacagatataaaaaaaaaaaaaaaaaaaaggcatcaAATGAGCTAATTACATAACAGGGgaacaaaaaaaacacaaaggtCTAAAACTATCCAACCTAGGAATGCAAATGAGTCATTTGAAATGGCAAACACACGTGTAT carries:
- the LOC139188940 gene encoding nuclear transport factor 2-like — its product is MASSNPGAVRAVQVGSYFVTQYYQILQKQPDVVHQFYSDGSSMIRVDGDSTESAAGILQIHSLVVSLGVTSIEIQTINSSDSWDGGILVMVKGFVKTRESSGRRKFVQTFFLAPQDKGYFVLNDMLQFIEDEVVFQHPEPIQSEGRFDMQLNSSSPLPEPPVSDYVYEEESREYVNSVDVEDDPVDKYSLPEQQVQLDFETEVVVEETPVEETYSSFQSVVNNVQDAPAAAVEEPVGEPQKKTYASILRVAKGPSAPAVAPQPYNRSAQTSSEWNYTPQPAVEQSNSAQSFVPESGAEATEEGYAVEEEGELLKSVYVRNLPPTVTEDEIEEEFKNFGQIKPDGVFVRARKEIGVCYAFVEYEDFASVHNALKASPIHLAGRQVYIEERRPNSAGAAARGRGRGRGRGGYQTEATRGRFGGRSSGRGSYQDGDYNRPRGNGFHQRGTR